In a single window of the Streptomyces sp. NBC_00285 genome:
- the lnt gene encoding apolipoprotein N-acyltransferase codes for MTVTATSVDESDQLEPRSAPASRWAARLRRLVPAAAAALSGVLLYVSFPPRTLWWLALPAFAVFGWVLRGRGWKAAFGLGYLFGLGFLLPLLVWTGVEVGPVPWIALVAVEAVFVALVGVGVAAVSKLPGGPVWAAAVWIAGEAARARAPFNGFPWGKIAFGQADGVFLPLAAVGGTPVLGFAVVLCGFGLYEIMRLLVERRGTGAVRRPAAAVALLSVVVPVVGALAARTLVSDKAEDGTVTVAAIQGNVPRAGLEFNAQRRAVLDYHARETERLAAEVKAGKVAKPDIVLWPENSSDVDPFANTDAAAVINAAAKAIDAPISVGGVVERDGKLYNEQILWDPVKGPTDTYDKRQIQPFGEYLPLRSLIGALNKNWTSMVRQDFSRGSKPGVFQMANAKVGLVTCYEAAFDWAVRSEVTDGAQLISVPSNNATFDRSEMTYQQLAMSRVRAVEHSRTVTVPVTSGVSAIIMPDGRITQKTGMFVPAALVQKVPLRSTETPATKLGILPEMALVLVAAGGLGWAIGAGVRGRRAGAA; via the coding sequence GTGACCGTCACCGCAACTTCCGTGGACGAGTCGGACCAGCTGGAGCCCCGGTCCGCGCCCGCCTCCCGCTGGGCCGCCCGACTCCGCCGTCTCGTCCCGGCCGCCGCCGCGGCGCTCTCCGGAGTGCTGCTCTACGTCAGCTTCCCGCCACGCACCCTGTGGTGGCTCGCCCTGCCCGCCTTCGCCGTCTTCGGCTGGGTGCTGCGCGGCCGCGGCTGGAAGGCGGCCTTCGGCCTCGGCTATCTCTTCGGCCTGGGCTTCCTGCTGCCGCTGCTCGTGTGGACCGGCGTGGAGGTCGGCCCCGTGCCCTGGATCGCGCTGGTCGCGGTCGAGGCGGTCTTCGTCGCCCTGGTCGGCGTGGGCGTCGCCGCGGTGTCGAAGCTGCCGGGCGGGCCGGTGTGGGCTGCGGCGGTGTGGATCGCCGGCGAAGCGGCACGCGCGCGTGCGCCGTTCAACGGCTTTCCCTGGGGCAAGATCGCGTTCGGACAGGCGGACGGCGTGTTTCTGCCGCTCGCCGCGGTGGGCGGCACGCCCGTCCTGGGTTTCGCCGTCGTCCTGTGCGGCTTCGGCCTGTACGAGATCATGCGGCTGCTCGTGGAGCGGCGGGGGACCGGTGCCGTACGGCGTCCGGCCGCGGCCGTTGCCCTGCTGAGTGTGGTCGTACCGGTGGTCGGGGCGCTCGCCGCCCGGACTCTGGTCAGCGACAAGGCCGAGGATGGCACCGTGACCGTCGCGGCCATCCAGGGCAACGTGCCCCGCGCGGGCCTCGAGTTCAACGCCCAGCGGCGTGCCGTGCTCGACTACCACGCGCGTGAGACGGAGCGGCTGGCCGCCGAGGTGAAGGCCGGCAAGGTCGCAAAGCCCGACATCGTGCTGTGGCCGGAGAACTCCTCCGACGTCGACCCGTTCGCCAACACGGACGCAGCCGCGGTCATCAACGCGGCGGCCAAGGCGATCGACGCGCCCATATCGGTCGGCGGCGTCGTCGAGCGGGACGGCAAGCTCTACAACGAGCAGATCCTGTGGGACCCGGTGAAGGGCCCCACGGACACCTACGACAAACGGCAGATCCAGCCGTTCGGCGAGTACCTGCCGCTGCGTTCACTCATCGGCGCGCTCAACAAGAACTGGACCTCCATGGTCCGCCAGGACTTCAGCCGGGGCAGCAAGCCGGGCGTCTTCCAGATGGCCAACGCCAAGGTCGGCCTGGTCACCTGCTACGAGGCAGCGTTCGACTGGGCCGTGCGGTCCGAAGTCACCGACGGCGCACAGCTCATCTCCGTGCCGAGCAACAACGCCACCTTCGACCGCAGCGAGATGACCTACCAGCAGCTCGCCATGTCCCGCGTCCGCGCGGTGGAGCACAGCCGGACCGTCACCGTGCCGGTGACCAGCGGGGTCAGCGCGATCATCATGCCGGACGGGAGGATCACCCAGAAGACCGGCATGTTCGTGCCCGCCGCACTGGTGCAGAAGGTGCCGCTGAGGTCGACGGAGACCCCCGCCACCAAGCTGGGCATCCTGCCCGAGATGGCCCTGGTACTGGTCGCCGCGGGCGGGCTCGGCTGGGCGATCGGCGCCGGAGTGCGGGGGCGTCGCGCCGGTGCGGCGTGA
- a CDS encoding 3-hydroxybutyrate dehydrogenase, with translation MTASSDLPGPHAPTFDLGGRTALVTGAAGGIGRACALRLAAAGAKVRAVDRDGAGLEALVERSAGLAGSVEPHLLDLTDLDAAERAAAGADVLVNNAGVQLVRPIEEFPPEVFHTVLTVMLEAPFRLIRGALPHMYGQRWGRIVNVSSVHGLRASAYKSAYVAAKHGLEGLSKTAALEGAPHGVTSNCVNPAYVRTPLVERQITDQARAHGIPEERVVSEVLLQDSAIKRLIEPEEVAEAVAYLCSPQASFVTGTSLVLDGGWTAH, from the coding sequence ATGACCGCTAGCAGCGACCTCCCGGGACCCCATGCCCCCACGTTCGACCTCGGCGGCCGCACCGCTCTTGTCACCGGTGCCGCCGGCGGCATCGGCCGCGCCTGCGCGCTGCGGCTCGCGGCAGCCGGGGCCAAGGTGAGAGCGGTCGACCGGGACGGGGCTGGTCTGGAGGCACTCGTGGAACGGTCCGCGGGGCTGGCGGGCAGCGTGGAGCCGCATCTCCTCGACCTGACAGACCTGGACGCCGCCGAGCGGGCCGCCGCGGGCGCCGACGTGCTGGTCAACAACGCCGGCGTCCAACTGGTGCGCCCCATCGAGGAGTTCCCGCCCGAGGTGTTCCACACGGTGCTCACCGTGATGCTGGAGGCGCCGTTCCGTCTGATCCGCGGCGCCCTGCCGCACATGTACGGACAGCGGTGGGGACGGATCGTGAACGTCTCCTCGGTGCACGGTCTGCGCGCCTCGGCCTACAAATCCGCCTACGTGGCCGCCAAACACGGTCTGGAGGGCCTGTCCAAGACGGCGGCCCTCGAAGGCGCCCCACACGGAGTGACCTCGAACTGTGTGAACCCCGCCTATGTGCGCACCCCGCTCGTCGAGCGGCAGATCACCGACCAGGCCCGGGCCCACGGCATCCCTGAGGAGCGAGTGGTGTCCGAGGTGCTGCTCCAGGACAGCGCGATCAAGCGGCTCATCGAACCGGAGGAGGTCGCCGAGGCCGTGGCGTACCTGTGCAGTCCGCAGGCGTCGTTCGTGACGGGCACGTCGCTCGTTCTCGACGGTGGCTGGACCGCGCACTGA
- a CDS encoding NUDIX hydrolase: protein MATPDFIRTLRSSIGHDLLWLPGVSAVVFDDEGRVLLNRRSDTGRWSLLGGIPEPGEQPAACAVREVEEETGVRCVVERTVVVQALKPVTYDNGDTCQYMDISFRCRAVGGEARVNDDESLEVGWFAVDALPELNEFGLLRIKQALMDAPTWFESTSSD, encoded by the coding sequence ATGGCTACCCCTGACTTCATCCGCACCCTGCGGAGTTCCATCGGTCACGACCTCCTCTGGCTCCCCGGCGTCAGCGCCGTCGTCTTCGACGACGAGGGCAGAGTGCTGCTCAACCGCCGCTCGGACACCGGCAGGTGGTCGCTGCTCGGTGGCATTCCGGAGCCGGGAGAGCAGCCGGCGGCCTGTGCCGTGCGCGAGGTCGAGGAGGAGACGGGGGTGCGCTGTGTCGTCGAGCGGACCGTCGTGGTCCAGGCGCTCAAGCCCGTGACCTACGACAACGGCGACACCTGCCAGTACATGGACATCTCGTTCCGCTGCCGGGCCGTCGGCGGCGAGGCACGGGTGAACGACGACGAGTCACTGGAGGTGGGGTGGTTCGCGGTGGACGCCCTGCCGGAGCTGAACGAGTTCGGACTGCTGCGGATCAAGCAGGCGCTCATGGACGCCCCCACATGGTTCGAATCTACGAGTTCTGACTGA